A region of Arabidopsis thaliana chromosome 5, partial sequence DNA encodes the following proteins:
- a CDS encoding maltase-glucoamylase, intestinal protein — MVDDTSPFLEVFCEVSGKDYRFTTGTKAEFAVSVINRKLGSLKPRVIYIEAAKEGEEPISFGDNASLLNYGLGWKLKTVVDADLPGTEKNNRQQRFSSVFSTGFANDSTPEIGEQSLKYIGRIFFAFVLMFILGGLFTVALENLPRLILLFNNSFV; from the exons ATGGTGGACGATACATCACCT TTTCTGGAGGTTTTTTGTGAAGTTTCTGGTAAAGACTACCGATTCACAACAGGGACAAAGGCGGAGTTTGCTGTCTCTGTGATCAACAGGAAACTTGGTTCGTTGAAACCTCGAGTGATTTACATCGAAGCAGCAAAGGAAGGTGAAGAGCCTATTAGTTTTGGTGATAATGCTAGTCTTCTGAATTATGGACTTGGTTGGAAGTTGAAGACAGTTGTTGATGCTGATCTACCTG GAACGGAGAAAAACAATCGACAACAGCGGTTTTCTTCTGTATTTTCGACG GGTTTTGCAAATGATTCAACACCAGAAATCGGAGAGCAAAGTCTGAAATACATTGGGAGGATAttttttgcatttgttttgatgtttattCTTGGTGGCCTCTTCACAGTGGCTCTTGAGAACCTTCCTAGATTAATATTGCTCTTTAACAACTCTTTCGTGTAA
- a CDS encoding TPX2 (targeting protein for Xklp2) protein family yields the protein MCTGKSSYTKSSPKFGKTSPTSSVLSLGSNGKGMNITKAPAKENKKPLEFKLHSGERAVKRAMFNYSVATNYYIQKLQKKQEERLQKMIEEEEIRMLRKEMVPKAQLMPFFDRPFLPQRSSRPLTMPKEPSFGNVNSTCWTCVFNNQHYLYHINHAHA from the exons ATGTGTACTGGAAAATCATCATACACAAAATCCTCTCCCAAG TTTGGGAAAACAAGTCCTACTTCTTCTGTACTCTCCCTGGGTTCCAATGGTAAAGGAATG AATATTACAAAGGCACCAgcaaaagagaacaaaaaaccTCTCGAGTTCAAGCTTCATTCTGGCGAGAGAGCAGTGAAACGTGCAATGTTCAACTATTCG GTTGCAACTAATTATTACATCCAGAAACTtcagaaaaaacaagaagagaggTTGCAAAAG ATgatagaagaggaagagattcGCATGTTGAGGAAGGAAATGGTTCCAAAAGCTCAATTGATGCCTTTCTTCGACAGACCTTTTCTCCCACAAAG ATCGAGCAGACCATTGACGATGCCAAAAGAACCAAGCTTTGGAAACGTAAACAGCACTTGTTGGACTTGTGTTTTCAACAACCAACACTATCTTTACCATATTAACCATGCTCATGCTTAA
- a CDS encoding TPX2 (targeting protein for Xklp2) protein family, which translates to MTKVEPLKERAHDKTKAATTKNITKAPAKENKKPLEFKLHSGERAVKRAMFNYSVATNYYIQKLQKKQEERLQKMIEEEEIRMLRKEMVPKAQLMPFFDRPFLPQRSSRPLTMPKEPSFGNVNSTCWTCVFNNQHYLYHINHAHA; encoded by the exons ATG ACCAAAGTGGAACCACTCAAAGAAAGAGCCCATGACAAAACCAAGGCAGCCACGACTAAG AATATTACAAAGGCACCAgcaaaagagaacaaaaaaccTCTCGAGTTCAAGCTTCATTCTGGCGAGAGAGCAGTGAAACGTGCAATGTTCAACTATTCG GTTGCAACTAATTATTACATCCAGAAACTtcagaaaaaacaagaagagaggTTGCAAAAG ATgatagaagaggaagagattcGCATGTTGAGGAAGGAAATGGTTCCAAAAGCTCAATTGATGCCTTTCTTCGACAGACCTTTTCTCCCACAAAG ATCGAGCAGACCATTGACGATGCCAAAAGAACCAAGCTTTGGAAACGTAAACAGCACTTGTTGGACTTGTGTTTTCAACAACCAACACTATCTTTACCATATTAACCATGCTCATGCTTAA
- a CDS encoding TPX2 (targeting protein for Xklp2) protein family (TPX2 (targeting protein for Xklp2) protein family; CONTAINS InterPro DOMAIN/s: Xklp2 targeting protein (InterPro:IPR009675); BEST Arabidopsis thaliana protein match is: TPX2 (targeting protein for Xklp2) protein family (TAIR:AT3G01015.1); Has 159 Blast hits to 159 proteins in 22 species: Archae - 0; Bacteria - 0; Metazoa - 11; Fungi - 0; Plants - 142; Viruses - 0; Other Eukaryotes - 6 (source: NCBI BLink).) encodes MCTGKSSYTKSSPKFGKTSPTSSVLSLGSNGKGMTKVEPLKERAHDKTKAATTKNITKAPAKENKKPLEFKLHSGERAVKRAMFNYSVATNYYIQKLQKKQEERLQKMIEEEEIRMLRKEMVPKAQLMPFFDRPFLPQRSSRPLTMPKEPSFGNVNSTCWTCVFNNQHYLYHINHAHA; translated from the exons ATGTGTACTGGAAAATCATCATACACAAAATCCTCTCCCAAG TTTGGGAAAACAAGTCCTACTTCTTCTGTACTCTCCCTGGGTTCCAATGGTAAAGGAATG ACCAAAGTGGAACCACTCAAAGAAAGAGCCCATGACAAAACCAAGGCAGCCACGACTAAG AATATTACAAAGGCACCAgcaaaagagaacaaaaaaccTCTCGAGTTCAAGCTTCATTCTGGCGAGAGAGCAGTGAAACGTGCAATGTTCAACTATTCG GTTGCAACTAATTATTACATCCAGAAACTtcagaaaaaacaagaagagaggTTGCAAAAG ATgatagaagaggaagagattcGCATGTTGAGGAAGGAAATGGTTCCAAAAGCTCAATTGATGCCTTTCTTCGACAGACCTTTTCTCCCACAAAG ATCGAGCAGACCATTGACGATGCCAAAAGAACCAAGCTTTGGAAACGTAAACAGCACTTGTTGGACTTGTGTTTTCAACAACCAACACTATCTTTACCATATTAACCATGCTCATGCTTAA
- a CDS encoding Putative membrane lipoprotein (Putative membrane lipoprotein; LOCATED IN: endomembrane system; BEST Arabidopsis thaliana protein match is: Defensin-like (DEFL) family protein (TAIR:AT5G37473.1); Has 14 Blast hits to 14 proteins in 3 species: Archae - 0; Bacteria - 0; Metazoa - 0; Fungi - 0; Plants - 14; Viruses - 0; Other Eukaryotes - 0 (source: NCBI BLink).), producing the protein MSGQKYQLVSLLLIICLLFSQSTASGCNFKGSCRTDDQCKRICRGHGLDPSFQLCVPYSSKGGKCCCLHYEGAPLSSEVI; encoded by the exons ATGTCAGGACAAAAATACCAGCTTGTTTCTCTGCTATTAATAATCTGCCTTCTTTTCTCTCAATCAACTG caAGTGGCTGTAATTTCAAAGGCTCTTGTAGAACTGATGACCAGTGCAAACGCATATGCAGAGGCCATGGGCTAGATCCAAGCTTTCAACTGTGTGTTCCTTATTCTTCAAAGGGAGGcaaatgttgttgtttacaTTATGAAGGGGCTCCATTATCAAGCGAAgtaatatag
- a CDS encoding Defensin-like (DEFL) family protein (Defensin-like (DEFL) family protein; LOCATED IN: endomembrane system; BEST Arabidopsis thaliana protein match is: Putative membrane lipoprotein (TAIR:AT5G37474.1); Has 9 Blast hits to 9 proteins in 2 species: Archae - 0; Bacteria - 0; Metazoa - 0; Fungi - 0; Plants - 9; Viruses - 0; Other Eukaryotes - 0 (source: NCBI BLink).): protein MSAQKIYLASLLLFICLVFPQSTAIVCNFEGHCVTSDDCINVCKSGEDPFLCVRSGPHKGMCCCLKTNGSVLE from the exons ATGTCTGCACAAAAAATTTACCTTGCCTCTCTGCTATTATTTATCTGTCTCGTTTTCCCTCAATCAACTG cAATTGTATGTAATTTCGAAGGCCATTGTGTAACTAGTGACGACTGCATCAACGTATGCAAAAGTGGGGAGGATCCATTCTTGTGCGTTCGTTCAGGCCCACATAAAGGcatgtgttgttgtttgaagACAAATGGTTCTGTACTAGAATga
- a CDS encoding TPX2 (targeting protein for Xklp2) protein family: MCTGKSSYTKSSPKFGKTSPTSSVLSLGSNGKGMTKVEPLKERAHDKTKAATTKNITKAPAKENKKPLEFKLHSGERAVKRAMFNYSVYTYFLNISYLIIIFFSTSMELIHHLGRLQLIITSRNFRKNKKRGCKR, from the exons ATGTGTACTGGAAAATCATCATACACAAAATCCTCTCCCAAG TTTGGGAAAACAAGTCCTACTTCTTCTGTACTCTCCCTGGGTTCCAATGGTAAAGGAATG ACCAAAGTGGAACCACTCAAAGAAAGAGCCCATGACAAAACCAAGGCAGCCACGACTAAG AATATTACAAAGGCACCAgcaaaagagaacaaaaaaccTCTCGAGTTCAAGCTTCATTCTGGCGAGAGAGCAGTGAAACGTGCAATGTTCAACTATTCGGTTTACACATACTTCCTCAATATCTCTTATTTaatcatcatatttttttcaacttcCATGGAGCTCATTCATCATCTTGGCAGGTTGCAACTAATTATTACATCCAGAAACTtcagaaaaaacaagaagagaggTTGCAAAAG ATga